A stretch of DNA from Pseudonocardia hierapolitana:
TAGGTGATCCACGCGACATCGCCACTAGATGTTGTGGTTCGCACGGTACCGCGAGGGGCCGACAATCCAGCGGCGAAACGCCGTCCCCACCGGGGGTTGGCGACGATCGGGTGCTCCGGTGCGGCCCCTCGGGGTGCGCTGTACCGGTGCCTAACCCACCGACTCGGCCAACGGCGTGCGCCGCGGCGACGCCGCGACCGCGAGCCGGTCGTGGACGCGCAGGAACACGACGAACAACGCGACGAGCAGCGCCGCCCGGCCCCACACCCCGACCGTGACGGCCTGCGCGGCGAAGCCGTCGTATATGCCGGACGGGAGGCCGGCATGGAGCTGGTAGTACCAGCGGAAGATGCCGATCCCCATCGCGAGGTCCGCGACGAGGTAGGCACCGACCAGCGACCACGGCACCCGCACCAGGACGAAGAACGGCAGGAGCCACAGGGTGTACTGCGGTGAGTGGACCTTGTGCAGCAGCAGGAAGCCGCACAGCATCGCCGCACTCACCCCTACCCACGGGTAGATGCCCTCGCGGCGGTAGCGCCACCAGCCCACCGCGACGGCCACCGCGAACGACAGCAGCACGAGGGTGGGCGAGAGCCAGTCCATGGTCGACTGGAAGTCGACGTTGTCGGGGTCGGACTCGGGGCGGAATCCCCAGAACCAGATCGAGTTGGTGGTGAAGTCCACCTTGCGCAGCTGCTGGAACGTGAACGACGCCCGCCAGCCCTCGTAGCCGGCGAGCATGAACGGCACGTTCACCAGGACCACGGTGGCCGCTGCCGCGAGCGGCCCCCGGACCGCCGCGCGCCAGTCCAGCCGGCCGGGCTGCGAGGCCACGAGGACGTACAGCGCGAGCGGCAGCACGAAGGCACCCGGGTACAGCTTGAACGCGAAGCCCAGCCCGAGCAGCACGCCCGCCACGGTGCCGCGCTGGGCGAGCGTGCGGTCGGTGCGCCAGCCGTGCACGGCGAACACCGCGGCCACGGCGCAGGCCACCACCGGGAGGTCCCAGTTGTGGAACGCGTAGAGCACGAGGGGCGGCCCGAGCGCCCACAACAGCGCCCGCCATCGCGCGAGCCGGCCCAGCAGCCAGCCGGTGACCAGCCCGAACGGCGCCATCAGCAGCGCCGACCCGAGGAGGAAGCCTGCGTCGGTGTCGGCGAACAGTGCGCCACCCCAGATGAGCAGCCCGGTGAGCACCGGGTACTCCACGGAGCCCCCGAGCAGCTGGCCCTCCGGGCTGATCGACCCGCTGACGTAGGGGAAGACGTGGCGGTCGATGTCCCGGCCGATCCACAGGTGCTGGATGTCGGAGTAGCAGACGTCGCGCTCGATGCGGACCCTGTAGTCGGGTGCGCTGCGGCCGGCCTGGTCGAACTCGGGGCCCGTGCAGCGGGCCTTGTTCTCGTAGCCGAGCAGCAGCGTGACGCCGGTGAGCAGCACGAGCGCCGCGAGCACCAGCCGGCCGGCGCGGGCGGCCGGGTGCACCGCGGCCGAGACCTGCTCCCCCGGTGCGGTGCCCACCGCTGCGCCGGTCACGGCCCGGACCCGCGGACGGGTTCCGCCACTGCCACCGGCGTCACGCTCCGAGCCGCTCACGCAGGAATGCGATGTCGGCGGCCTGACCCTCGGCCGGTGTCTCGACCACGACCGGGGCGCCCGCCGCGGCGCACACGGCGACCAGTGCTTCGGGATCGATCGTGCCGTCGGCGATGTTGGCGTGGCGGTCGCGGGAGGAGCCGAACTCGTCGCGCGAGTTGTTGAGGTGGACCAGGTCGATCCGGCCGGTGATGGCCTTGGCGCGGTCGACGACGTCAACCAGCTCCACGCCCGCGGAGAACGCGTGGCAGGTGTCGAGGCAGAAACCCACGCCGAACTCGCCGACCGCGTCCCACAGGCGGGCCAGGTCCTCGAACCGGCGGGCCATCGCGTTCTCCCCGCCGGCCGTGTTCTCGATGAAGATCGGGACCGCGAACCCGCCCGCGTCCATCTGCCGCTCGATGAACTTGCGCCAGTTCTCGAAGCCCTTCGCGGCGTCCTCGCCCTGGGTGACGTGCCCGCCGTGGACGACGAGGCCGATCGCCCCGAGCTCGGCGGCGAGCTCCGCGTGCTGCACCACGATCTTGCGGGACGGGATGCGGATGCGGTTGTTCAGCGAAGCCAGGTTGACGGGGTAGGGAGAGTGGACCACGACCGTGAGGTCGCTCTCCCGCAGCTGGGCGGCCTGAGGGTGGCTCGGCGGCTTCTTCCAGCTCTGCGGGTCGGCGAGGAACAGCTGCACGATGTCGGCGTCGCGTTCCGCCGCCGAGACGAGCGGGTCGTCCTCGCGCGCGTGTGCCCCGATGAGCATGCGGGCCAGAGTAGTGACCACCCCCGACGGCGGCGCCATGGGTGCGTGTGCGATCGCGAACGCCGGTCCCGCGCGCGGGTCGCAGCGTTCGCGCTGGTAGCCTCGATGCGTCACCCCGACCGGCGCTCGCCGAGCGCCGCGCGCCGCCGATGGCGGCGATTGTTGTCGGGGTCCGATGAGAACCTCCTGTCGCGGAAGGACCGCGGCCGTTCCAGTCCATAGGAGGTGAGTGGTTCTCATGCGTCATTACGAGCTGATGGTCATCCTCGACCCCAGCCTGGACGAGCGCACTGTGACGCCGTCCCTGGAGACGTTCCTCAACGTCGTTCGCAGCGACAAGGGCACTGTCGAGAAGATCGAGGTGTGGGGCAAGCGCAGGCTCGCCTACGAGATCGCCAAGCACGCCGAGGGCATCTACGCCGTCCTCGAGGTCACCTGCGAGCCGGCCACCGTCGCGGAGCTCGACCGCCAGCTGGGCCTCAACGAGTCCGTGCTGCGCACCAAGGTGCTGCGTCGCGAGCCGAAGAAGGCGGCCGCGCGCGCGGCCGTTGCCGAGCCGAAGCGGGCCGCGCCCGCCACCGCGGGCTGAGGGCGCCGACGCGATGGCCGGCGAGACCGTCATCACGGTGATCGGCAACCTCACCGCCGACCCCGAGC
This window harbors:
- a CDS encoding deoxyribonuclease IV → MLIGAHAREDDPLVSAAERDADIVQLFLADPQSWKKPPSHPQAAQLRESDLTVVVHSPYPVNLASLNNRIRIPSRKIVVQHAELAAELGAIGLVVHGGHVTQGEDAAKGFENWRKFIERQMDAGGFAVPIFIENTAGGENAMARRFEDLARLWDAVGEFGVGFCLDTCHAFSAGVELVDVVDRAKAITGRIDLVHLNNSRDEFGSSRDRHANIADGTIDPEALVAVCAAAGAPVVVETPAEGQAADIAFLRERLGA
- a CDS encoding glycosyltransferase family 87 protein, which translates into the protein MTGAAVGTAPGEQVSAAVHPAARAGRLVLAALVLLTGVTLLLGYENKARCTGPEFDQAGRSAPDYRVRIERDVCYSDIQHLWIGRDIDRHVFPYVSGSISPEGQLLGGSVEYPVLTGLLIWGGALFADTDAGFLLGSALLMAPFGLVTGWLLGRLARWRALLWALGPPLVLYAFHNWDLPVVACAVAAVFAVHGWRTDRTLAQRGTVAGVLLGLGFAFKLYPGAFVLPLALYVLVASQPGRLDWRAAVRGPLAAAATVVLVNVPFMLAGYEGWRASFTFQQLRKVDFTTNSIWFWGFRPESDPDNVDFQSTMDWLSPTLVLLSFAVAVAVGWWRYRREGIYPWVGVSAAMLCGFLLLHKVHSPQYTLWLLPFFVLVRVPWSLVGAYLVADLAMGIGIFRWYYQLHAGLPSGIYDGFAAQAVTVGVWGRAALLVALFVVFLRVHDRLAVAASPRRTPLAESVG
- the rpsF gene encoding 30S ribosomal protein S6, with protein sequence MRHYELMVILDPSLDERTVTPSLETFLNVVRSDKGTVEKIEVWGKRRLAYEIAKHAEGIYAVLEVTCEPATVAELDRQLGLNESVLRTKVLRREPKKAAARAAVAEPKRAAPATAG